One Microvirga lotononidis genomic window carries:
- a CDS encoding CsbD family protein, with protein MDKDRVKGSATNIGGKAKEAAGDLTGDSKMKSEGKMDQAKGKIQNAVGGIKDAFKK; from the coding sequence ATGGATAAGGACCGCGTGAAGGGCTCAGCGACCAACATCGGTGGCAAGGCCAAAGAAGCTGCTGGTGACCTTACCGGCGATTCCAAGATGAAGAGTGAAGGCAAGATGGACCAAGCCAAAGGCAAGATCCAAAACGCTGTGGGCGGCATCAAGGACGCGTTCAAGAAGTAA
- a CDS encoding GNAT family N-acetyltransferase, giving the protein MIAFRPACSDDYSFALGLYTEAIRPLASAWMKWVDVDQEALFASLWHPNDTMIITLDDRDIGWVEFRQAEDELFLKQLYISPAYQRRGIGSRVMRLLLEERCRMAKSMALFVLKNNPALRFYTRHGFQIVRETHTTLVMRCAMAEAA; this is encoded by the coding sequence ATGATTGCTTTCCGACCGGCCTGTTCGGACGACTATTCCTTTGCCCTCGGACTTTACACCGAAGCGATCAGACCTCTTGCAAGTGCCTGGATGAAGTGGGTCGATGTCGACCAGGAGGCTCTGTTTGCCAGTCTATGGCATCCGAACGATACCATGATCATTACGCTCGATGACCGGGATATCGGGTGGGTTGAATTTCGACAGGCCGAGGACGAATTGTTTCTGAAGCAACTCTATATCTCTCCTGCGTATCAGCGGCGTGGAATTGGCTCACGGGTGATGCGGTTGCTCCTGGAGGAGCGTTGCAGGATGGCAAAGTCGATGGCGCTGTTCGTGCTGAAGAATAACCCTGCTCTTCGATTCTACACTCGGCATGGCTTCCAGATCGTCCGGGAGACACACACCACGTTGGTGATGCGCTGTGCGATGGCTGAAGCGGCTTGA
- a CDS encoding IS256 family transposase, with protein MTNSKDKPAAAAIKDLLSQNPDGLREIVRAVMQEMLEAEMTDALQAEKGERTASRLGYRSGYYTRTLVTRVGKLELRVPQDRDGRFSTELFERYQRSEQALVATLAEMYVQGVSTRKVKAITEELCGHSFSASAISSINKRLDDSLAQFASRRLEEPFPYLILDARYEKVREGGIVRSQAVLIAVGIDWDGRRQILGVEMANRESQSSWRTFLLGLRERGLSGVELVVADDHAGLRAAIREVLSEAAYQRCYVHFLRNALDHLPRKADDDCLQELRWLYDRRSVEEARRDLSAWIAKWEARYPRLIAWAEETIEETFTFYRLPRQHHKHLKSTNMLERLNEEIRRRTYVVRIFPNAASCCRLVRALAVEMHENWLEAHRYLNMDDLKEHKKDQLRQAA; from the coding sequence ATGACCAACTCCAAGGATAAACCTGCCGCGGCCGCCATCAAGGACCTTCTGAGCCAGAACCCGGACGGGCTGCGCGAGATCGTGCGGGCCGTCATGCAGGAGATGCTCGAAGCCGAGATGACCGATGCGCTCCAGGCCGAGAAGGGCGAGCGCACCGCCTCCCGCCTCGGCTACCGCTCGGGCTATTACACCCGCACCCTGGTGACCCGCGTGGGCAAACTCGAGCTGCGGGTGCCGCAGGACCGGGACGGGCGCTTCTCGACCGAGCTGTTCGAGCGCTATCAGCGCTCCGAGCAGGCGCTGGTCGCCACCCTGGCCGAGATGTACGTGCAGGGGGTCTCTACCCGCAAGGTCAAGGCCATCACCGAGGAGCTGTGCGGCCACAGCTTCTCGGCTTCCGCCATCTCCTCGATCAACAAGCGGCTCGACGACAGCCTGGCCCAGTTCGCCTCCCGCCGGCTCGAGGAGCCGTTCCCATACCTGATCCTGGATGCCCGTTACGAGAAGGTGCGCGAGGGCGGCATCGTCCGCTCGCAGGCGGTGCTGATTGCGGTGGGCATCGACTGGGATGGCCGGCGCCAGATCCTGGGCGTCGAGATGGCCAACCGGGAAAGCCAGTCCTCCTGGCGCACGTTTCTGCTGGGCCTGCGCGAGCGCGGGCTGTCCGGGGTCGAGCTGGTGGTGGCCGATGATCATGCCGGGCTGAGAGCGGCGATCCGCGAAGTGCTGAGTGAGGCCGCCTACCAGCGCTGCTATGTGCACTTCCTCCGCAACGCGCTCGATCACCTGCCGCGCAAGGCCGATGACGACTGCCTGCAGGAGCTGCGCTGGCTCTACGACCGGCGTTCGGTCGAGGAGGCGCGGCGGGATCTCTCCGCCTGGATCGCCAAGTGGGAGGCGCGCTACCCGCGCCTGATCGCCTGGGCCGAGGAAACAATCGAGGAGACGTTCACGTTCTACCGGCTGCCGCGCCAGCACCATAAGCATCTCAAGAGCACCAACATGCTCGAGCGCCTGAACGAGGAGATCCGCCGACGCACCTACGTGGTGCGGATCTTCCCCAATGCCGCCTCATGCTGCCGGCTGGTGCGGGCGCTAGCGGTGGAGATGCACGAGAACTGGCTCGAAGCTCACCGCTACCTCAACATGGACGATCTGAAGGAGCACAAAAAGGATCAACTCCGCCAAGCCGCTTAG
- a CDS encoding response regulator, protein MTTQANGKPLVLVLEDEALIALNLQDELQDAGYGVAGPFVTCAAALEWLGTNSPNTAILDATLKDGPCREVALELSRREVPFLIYSGHHEDRQLLSEFDHVVWIEKPVPSAVLVQACQQLLVGCY, encoded by the coding sequence ATGACTACGCAGGCCAACGGCAAACCACTTGTGCTCGTTCTGGAGGACGAGGCCCTGATTGCGCTCAATCTTCAGGATGAGTTGCAGGACGCAGGCTATGGTGTAGCCGGTCCCTTCGTGACCTGTGCCGCTGCCCTGGAATGGCTCGGGACCAACTCACCCAACACAGCCATTCTGGATGCCACGCTCAAGGATGGTCCGTGCCGCGAGGTCGCTCTGGAGCTTAGCCGCCGTGAGGTGCCGTTCCTGATCTATTCAGGTCACCATGAGGACCGCCAGCTTCTATCAGAGTTTGATCATGTGGTCTGGATTGAGAAGCCAGTTCCGTCTGCGGTTCTGGTCCAAGCCTGTCAGCAGCTTCTGGTCGGCTGCTACTAA
- a CDS encoding IS6 family transposase produces the protein MSMMSNPYWGFRYPAEIINQAVWLYHCFSLSLREVELILAARGVVVSYETIREWSLRFGRTYAKTLKRRRPQPGDKWFLDEVFVRIRGKLHYLWRAVDQHRNVLDVLVQSRRNAKAAKRFFRKLLKGLRYVPRVIVTDKLGSYCAAKREILPGVEHRQSRYLNNRCEVSHQPTRRRERPMRRFKSVRHAQQFLATHTPIHNHFQLRRHRLSASEYRTTRDRAFLTWRHATGVAVVG, from the coding sequence ATGAGCATGATGTCCAATCCCTACTGGGGCTTCCGCTATCCGGCTGAAATCATCAACCAGGCAGTCTGGTTGTATCACTGCTTTAGTTTGAGCCTACGGGAGGTCGAGTTGATCCTGGCAGCGCGCGGAGTTGTGGTCAGCTACGAGACCATCCGCGAGTGGAGCCTGCGCTTCGGACGAACCTACGCCAAGACCCTCAAGCGGCGCCGGCCGCAACCCGGCGACAAGTGGTTTCTGGATGAGGTCTTTGTCCGCATCCGAGGCAAACTGCACTACCTCTGGCGGGCTGTTGACCAGCATCGAAATGTGCTCGATGTGCTGGTCCAGAGCCGTCGCAACGCGAAGGCGGCCAAACGGTTCTTCCGCAAGCTTCTGAAGGGATTGCGCTATGTACCGAGGGTCATCGTGACGGATAAACTCGGATCCTATTGTGCCGCCAAACGCGAGATCCTCCCGGGCGTCGAGCATCGGCAGAGCCGATACCTGAACAACCGCTGTGAGGTCTCGCACCAACCCACCCGACGGCGAGAACGCCCCATGAGGCGGTTCAAGTCAGTCCGGCACGCCCAGCAGTTCCTCGCCACTCACACTCCAATCCACAACCACTTCCAGCTCCGCCGTCATCGCCTCTCGGCCAGTGAGTACAGGACCACCCGCGATCGCGCCTTCCTCACCTGGCGCCATGCGACCGGCGTTGCCGTCGTGGGCTGA
- a CDS encoding type IV secretory system conjugative DNA transfer family protein, with translation MKDLLKKLFGFGLPKDVIIAPHGAILTLGEDRRGVPHGTTRNANTLLLGASSRQRMERVIVPTLLRGTSASYIVDDPTGEVYDLTAATRAKLGPVSRIRWHSGSSYNPLADINLGTDPETRSRRLRNIAEAFIIQGTEGYDWIPEIRTNDGNDTIEQEAISALWGLLELATAQVANGSGLRLAEPTLMGLCTALIERRLDDRATDYVAAADSSGSPRALFELRAYAALSDERRRVIHDAIVQRLVPFHTPETSWVSGDPRGQWAAHRKISTSVGVEISGPATVYVCCPTRHGQHAAAYNLLTRLLWQQIIDEAIHGRNEQAAGKPQRAAVFIFTNTDQAEPISGMTELAAAAKKTDLSILVSADDTASLDRLYGPANAEALKAAMDLELDFDPAATRFMVKGPEKPVLRPSQAMGSFLLPAPRDF, from the coding sequence GTGAAAGACCTTCTCAAAAAACTCTTTGGATTTGGACTCCCGAAAGATGTCATCATCGCCCCCCACGGGGCGATCCTCACGCTCGGGGAGGACCGCCGGGGCGTTCCTCACGGCACAACCCGGAACGCCAATACCCTTCTTCTCGGAGCCAGTTCGCGCCAGCGGATGGAGAGGGTGATCGTCCCGACCCTTCTGCGGGGCACATCGGCCAGCTACATCGTCGACGACCCGACCGGAGAGGTTTACGACCTCACGGCTGCGACCCGAGCCAAACTGGGACCCGTCTCACGTATTCGGTGGCACAGCGGGAGCTCTTATAATCCACTCGCTGACATCAATCTGGGTACCGACCCGGAAACCCGCTCCCGACGGCTGCGCAACATCGCGGAAGCGTTCATCATCCAAGGGACAGAAGGATACGACTGGATTCCAGAGATCAGAACGAACGATGGCAATGACACCATCGAGCAGGAAGCGATCTCCGCTCTCTGGGGCCTTCTGGAGCTCGCCACCGCTCAGGTTGCGAACGGCAGCGGACTGCGTCTAGCCGAGCCGACCTTGATGGGGCTGTGCACGGCCCTCATCGAGCGCCGTCTTGACGATAGAGCTACTGATTATGTTGCCGCCGCCGACAGCTCCGGGAGCCCGAGGGCACTGTTCGAATTGCGCGCCTATGCGGCCCTTTCCGATGAGCGCCGCCGGGTGATCCATGACGCGATCGTGCAACGGCTGGTGCCCTTCCATACTCCCGAAACCTCCTGGGTTTCCGGCGATCCGCGTGGCCAGTGGGCGGCCCACCGGAAAATCAGCACCTCTGTGGGGGTCGAGATCAGTGGCCCGGCGACCGTTTATGTGTGCTGCCCGACCCGACACGGCCAGCATGCCGCGGCCTACAATCTCCTGACACGCCTCCTGTGGCAGCAGATCATTGATGAGGCGATCCATGGCCGCAACGAACAGGCGGCCGGCAAGCCTCAGCGGGCAGCCGTGTTCATCTTCACAAACACCGATCAGGCCGAGCCGATTTCGGGAATGACAGAGCTGGCGGCAGCCGCCAAGAAGACGGACCTTTCAATCCTCGTTTCCGCTGACGATACGGCGTCTCTTGACCGGCTCTATGGACCGGCTAACGCTGAAGCCCTCAAGGCCGCGATGGACCTGGAACTCGACTTCGATCCAGCCGCCACCCGATTCATGGTCAAAGGGCCTGAAAAGCCTGTCCTGCGGCCTTCCCAGGCAATGGGGTCATTCCTCCTGCCCGCGCCCCGTGATTTCTAG
- a CDS encoding sensor histidine kinase, with translation MLNDKLLPAWTERDRLASLRSYRVLDTPPESEFDDLVQLAARACGTPIALISLIDERRQWFKAEVGLGARETPLDRSICLTAMLQPGLTIVSDLTEDPRFARNPLVAGEPYLRFYAGAVLRTPDGVPLGALCVLDYVPRCVTEEPASTLTMLARQVMSQLELRRAIAERDEKLEASHQIEQRQALLVRELHHRVKNTLATVQALVGATGRSTGSFDEFYRSFSKRVTSLAKTHNLLTEDYWQTASLREIALNELKPFAESRQPRFMLLGPPVELAADLAVPVGMALHELSTNAVRYGALSAPTGYVQVRWSVAENEGARTLHLEWKEFGGPPVSEPQHQGFGSTLLQRVLPMQCNAEVEVQYDKGGLRFAMEAPLVEQRLVPAY, from the coding sequence GTGTTGAACGACAAATTGCTCCCAGCCTGGACAGAACGTGACCGGCTCGCATCTCTGCGCAGCTACCGGGTTCTCGACACGCCGCCAGAGTCAGAGTTTGACGATCTTGTGCAGCTTGCCGCCCGTGCCTGTGGGACGCCCATTGCCCTCATCAGCCTGATCGACGAGCGCAGGCAGTGGTTCAAGGCCGAGGTTGGACTGGGGGCGCGGGAGACGCCGCTCGACCGCTCGATCTGCCTCACGGCCATGCTTCAGCCGGGACTGACCATCGTCTCTGACCTCACGGAGGACCCTCGCTTCGCCCGCAATCCTCTGGTCGCAGGGGAGCCGTATTTGCGCTTCTATGCTGGAGCGGTGCTGCGAACGCCTGACGGAGTGCCGTTGGGTGCGCTGTGCGTTCTTGACTATGTTCCGCGTTGTGTAACCGAGGAGCCGGCATCCACCCTCACAATGCTGGCGCGACAGGTCATGTCACAACTGGAACTGCGCCGCGCCATTGCAGAGCGGGACGAGAAGCTGGAGGCTAGCCACCAGATCGAGCAGCGCCAAGCTTTGCTGGTTCGTGAGCTTCATCATCGGGTGAAGAATACGCTGGCCACGGTTCAGGCGCTGGTTGGAGCCACTGGCCGGTCCACCGGCAGCTTTGACGAGTTCTATCGCTCTTTCTCGAAGCGCGTCACATCCTTAGCGAAGACCCATAATCTCTTGACCGAGGACTACTGGCAAACAGCCTCACTGCGAGAGATCGCCCTCAATGAACTCAAGCCGTTCGCCGAGAGCAGACAGCCCCGGTTCATGCTCCTGGGGCCACCCGTCGAGTTAGCGGCGGATTTGGCGGTGCCGGTTGGTATGGCCCTTCACGAATTGTCCACGAATGCTGTCCGGTACGGGGCACTGTCGGCTCCGACTGGCTACGTCCAGGTTCGGTGGAGTGTGGCCGAGAACGAGGGTGCCAGGACGCTCCATCTGGAGTGGAAGGAGTTCGGTGGTCCGCCCGTGAGCGAGCCGCAGCACCAAGGCTTTGGCTCGACCCTGCTTCAGCGGGTTCTACCCATGCAGTGCAACGCCGAAGTGGAAGTCCAGTATGACAAGGGCGGGCTTCGGTTTGCGATGGAAGCGCCGCTGGTCGAGCAGCGATTAGTCCCCGCTTACTGA